In Musa acuminata AAA Group cultivar baxijiao chromosome BXJ2-10, Cavendish_Baxijiao_AAA, whole genome shotgun sequence, a genomic segment contains:
- the LOC103968935 gene encoding uncharacterized protein LOC103968935 isoform X2 has product MIACKSSSRFHCLLKVAFPPNVPLSSPLSRLQDCPRGQSLSLIWKMASTKDRHAESDRRKKRKSIMHVWRPISTQSASNEELHQNKPSGVSDKEIATQEDSVMGISMTLTTSARAVDHGNDFETENVSTCHDLSTTSNSGGALEQGVMEGAVQVMNPTTGAELGSGVERHSISIEVGASLIHFIKGKGGSMQKQIEGELGVKIVFPSSKEDSNITIEGTVESVAKASEKIASILEEAVESPKLDYSHFISLPLALHPELVEKLNCFQNSIIGDSTFSDDDDLEKESNDGTTDDEDNQSERQKVAVRLEVQNEKECVKVKINAMDYKSTTRASSLTDMGIDRSIFIKPKTFHLTVLMLKLWNNERIAAAAEVLQRISSKVQDALENRPVYIRLLGLMCMRGSPAKARVVYAPVKEIGGEGRLSRACQVIIDAYVEAGLVLEKDAQQALKLHATLMNARHRKRKGRRTKRHDSFDARHIFRVYGSKDWGEYHIPEVHLSQRFKFDESGYYHCCTSIPLPESMQID; this is encoded by the exons ATGATCGCCTGCAAGTCGTCGTCGAG ATTCCATTGCCTGCTCAAAGTCGCGTTCCCGCCGAATGTTCCTCTCTCGAGCCCGTTGAGCCGCCTTCAG GATTGTCCCAGAGGTCAGAGTTTGAGTCTTATCTGGAAGATGGCTAGCACAAAGGACCGGCATGCGGAGTCGGACAGGCGTAAGAAGCGAAAATCAATTATGCATGTATGGAGGCCAATCTCCACCCAGTCAGCTTCAAATGAAG AATTGCATCAGAACAAACCTTCTGGTGTTTCTGATAAAGAGATCGCCACCCAGGAAGACTCTGTTATGGGCATTTCCATGACATTAACTACAAGTGCTCGTGCTGTGGATCATGGCAACGATTTTGAAACAGAAAATGTGTCCACATGTCATGATCTCAGTACTACCTCCAATTCTGGTGGGGCCCTTGAGCAAGGAGTCATGGAGGGCGCTGTACAGGTGATGAACCCAACAACGGGTGCTGAATTAGGCAGTGGAGTTGAAAGACATTCAATTTCTATTGAG GTTGGTGCTTCTTTGATTCACTTTATTAAAGGAAAAGG AGGTTCTATGCAGAAACAAATTGAGGGAGAGTTGGGGGTAAAGATTGTATTCCCTTCATCTAAGGAGGACAGTAACATCA CTATCGAGGGTACTGTTGAAAGTGTTGCTAAAGCATCAGAAAAGATTGCTAGTATACTCGAAGAG GCTGTGGAAAGCCCAAAGCTTGATTACTCTCACTTTATATCCCTACCATTGGCACTCCACCCAGAACTGGTGGAGAAGCTAAACTGTTTTCAGAACTCTATTATTGGGGATTCCACATTTAGCGATGATGATGATTTggaaaaagaatcaaatgatGGTACCACAGATGATGAGGACAATCAATCAGAAAGACAGAAGGTTGCTGTTAGGCttgaagttcaaaatgaaaaggaatgTGTAAAAGTGAAGATAAATGCTATGGACTACAAGTCTACTACTAGAGCTTCGTCTTTGACAG ATATGGGCATTGATAGATCTATATTTATTAAGCCAAAAACATTTCATTTGACTGTTCTTATGCTGAAATTGTGGAACAACGAGCGAATTGCTGCAGCTGCTGAGGTTCTTCAG AGAATATCTTCAAAAGTACAGGATGCTCTGGAAAACCGACCTGTTTACATAAGACTCCTAGGACTG ATGTGCATGAGAGGTTCGCCTGCTAAGGCCCGAGTTGTGTATGCCCCAGTGAAGGAAATTGGTGGAGAGGGACGATTGTCGCGTGCCTGCC AAGTCATAATTGATGCCTATGTCGAAGCAGGTCTTGTTCTTGAAAAGGATGCTCAGCAAGCCTTGaag CTGCATGCAACCTTGATGAATGCAAGGCACAGAAAAAG GAAAGGTAGGAGGACAAAGAGACATGATTCTTTTGATGCACGCCACATTTTCAGAGTTTATGGTTCGAAGGACTGGGGGGAGTACCACATTCCAGAAGTGCATTTGTCCcagagattcaaatttgatgaaagTGGATATTATCATTGCTGCACGTCAATTCCCTTACCTGAAAGCATGCAAATCGATTGA
- the LOC103968935 gene encoding uncharacterized protein LOC103968935 isoform X1: MIACKSSSRFHCLLKVAFPPNVPLSSPLSRLQDCPRGQSLSLIWKMASTKDRHAESDRRKKRKSIMHVWRPISTQSASNEVDHSRSDVQCQLPELHQNKPSGVSDKEIATQEDSVMGISMTLTTSARAVDHGNDFETENVSTCHDLSTTSNSGGALEQGVMEGAVQVMNPTTGAELGSGVERHSISIEVGASLIHFIKGKGGSMQKQIEGELGVKIVFPSSKEDSNITIEGTVESVAKASEKIASILEEAVESPKLDYSHFISLPLALHPELVEKLNCFQNSIIGDSTFSDDDDLEKESNDGTTDDEDNQSERQKVAVRLEVQNEKECVKVKINAMDYKSTTRASSLTDMGIDRSIFIKPKTFHLTVLMLKLWNNERIAAAAEVLQRISSKVQDALENRPVYIRLLGLMCMRGSPAKARVVYAPVKEIGGEGRLSRACQVIIDAYVEAGLVLEKDAQQALKLHATLMNARHRKRKGRRTKRHDSFDARHIFRVYGSKDWGEYHIPEVHLSQRFKFDESGYYHCCTSIPLPESMQID, from the exons ATGATCGCCTGCAAGTCGTCGTCGAG ATTCCATTGCCTGCTCAAAGTCGCGTTCCCGCCGAATGTTCCTCTCTCGAGCCCGTTGAGCCGCCTTCAG GATTGTCCCAGAGGTCAGAGTTTGAGTCTTATCTGGAAGATGGCTAGCACAAAGGACCGGCATGCGGAGTCGGACAGGCGTAAGAAGCGAAAATCAATTATGCATGTATGGAGGCCAATCTCCACCCAGTCAGCTTCAAATGAAG TTGATCACAGTAGATCTGATGTTCAGTGTCAACTCCCAGAATTGCATCAGAACAAACCTTCTGGTGTTTCTGATAAAGAGATCGCCACCCAGGAAGACTCTGTTATGGGCATTTCCATGACATTAACTACAAGTGCTCGTGCTGTGGATCATGGCAACGATTTTGAAACAGAAAATGTGTCCACATGTCATGATCTCAGTACTACCTCCAATTCTGGTGGGGCCCTTGAGCAAGGAGTCATGGAGGGCGCTGTACAGGTGATGAACCCAACAACGGGTGCTGAATTAGGCAGTGGAGTTGAAAGACATTCAATTTCTATTGAG GTTGGTGCTTCTTTGATTCACTTTATTAAAGGAAAAGG AGGTTCTATGCAGAAACAAATTGAGGGAGAGTTGGGGGTAAAGATTGTATTCCCTTCATCTAAGGAGGACAGTAACATCA CTATCGAGGGTACTGTTGAAAGTGTTGCTAAAGCATCAGAAAAGATTGCTAGTATACTCGAAGAG GCTGTGGAAAGCCCAAAGCTTGATTACTCTCACTTTATATCCCTACCATTGGCACTCCACCCAGAACTGGTGGAGAAGCTAAACTGTTTTCAGAACTCTATTATTGGGGATTCCACATTTAGCGATGATGATGATTTggaaaaagaatcaaatgatGGTACCACAGATGATGAGGACAATCAATCAGAAAGACAGAAGGTTGCTGTTAGGCttgaagttcaaaatgaaaaggaatgTGTAAAAGTGAAGATAAATGCTATGGACTACAAGTCTACTACTAGAGCTTCGTCTTTGACAG ATATGGGCATTGATAGATCTATATTTATTAAGCCAAAAACATTTCATTTGACTGTTCTTATGCTGAAATTGTGGAACAACGAGCGAATTGCTGCAGCTGCTGAGGTTCTTCAG AGAATATCTTCAAAAGTACAGGATGCTCTGGAAAACCGACCTGTTTACATAAGACTCCTAGGACTG ATGTGCATGAGAGGTTCGCCTGCTAAGGCCCGAGTTGTGTATGCCCCAGTGAAGGAAATTGGTGGAGAGGGACGATTGTCGCGTGCCTGCC AAGTCATAATTGATGCCTATGTCGAAGCAGGTCTTGTTCTTGAAAAGGATGCTCAGCAAGCCTTGaag CTGCATGCAACCTTGATGAATGCAAGGCACAGAAAAAG GAAAGGTAGGAGGACAAAGAGACATGATTCTTTTGATGCACGCCACATTTTCAGAGTTTATGGTTCGAAGGACTGGGGGGAGTACCACATTCCAGAAGTGCATTTGTCCcagagattcaaatttgatgaaagTGGATATTATCATTGCTGCACGTCAATTCCCTTACCTGAAAGCATGCAAATCGATTGA